TCGCTGAAATGATGTGGTGAGGACCTCACGAATAAATGATTCAAGCCAAATGTTGCCCAGCCCAACTGTACAGTTTATGTacggttgtctaatcagcatcttgatatggcacacctgtgaggtgggatggattatctcagcaaaggagaagtgctcactatcacagatttagactggtttgtgaacaatatttgagggaaatggtgatattgtgtatgtggaaaaagttttagatctttgagttcatctcatacaaaatgggagcaaaaccaaaagtgttgcgtttatatttttgttgagtgtaaattaagAGTACTTAATtctgaaaaaaaatgtttaaaaaagatatttaaatgtttttgtatttaaaataattaaattataaataaaatattttaaaggttttatatttaaaaataaatattccaATTTTTAGTAAAAtgtttttattcataaaaattttATTGAGAAAATATTTTGTGCAGAATTAAACCTtgtcaaaaaaaaacttttttgacaAGGTATTTAATTCTAATAAATCAATTAAGAGTatcaatttttaaaatgtttgatggTTGTTAATTGTAATAAATTAAGAgtattttattctgcaaaaaacAGTATGGCAAAAATAGTCAAATTACTCTTTTctaaaagtgtttttattatattattattatttaagtgtTCAGCCTTTCAACACTGTCTTCCTCTCATACACAATGTCAATcgtgtatgtttttgacgagcaACCTTTTTTCACAGAAGTCACATGGGAACGGCCGCTCATCACAGTGACGGAATCTGATGTGGATCTTCAGAGCGGCTAAAGTAGTGCAGGTCATGTCACAGAAGGGACACTTCACGTGATTCACTGCCAAGGAAAGAAATCAACAAACGATTATCAACTAATATGCCATGACAGATGGTAAACATAACCAAAGACtcagtgtccaaatatttatgtgcCAGAGTCACAACAGAGAGAGTCAAAGTAGTAAAACGATATTACCATGTTGCCGAACATGATCCCTCAAAAGCCTCTCATTGGAAAAACCTTTTCTGCAGTGTTCACACACCAGCGAATCTGAAGGAGAGAAAACACGTGAACGGAAAACCAAGCAGACGCGGCGCATTTAGCACGTTCACGCAGCAGCAGCTTTCTCACCCACGGGCTCTGCCTGCCGGTGCAGGTGGTCAAACAGCTTGGTGTTGCTGGAGAACATGCTGCCACATGTTGGACAGGCTACAATTCGCTCCTGAGTGTGGCTCCGCACGTGTTCTCGCAGACGGTACCGGATCTTAAAAAAGGCATCGCAGCCTGCAGGAGAAACAAAAGGCGAggtcaaacaggaagtcagctctCCACCGCACGACGTCATAGCAGCTGGACACATGGTGTCGGTTAGCCGTACCACTCCAGTGGCAGAAAAGAACCTGCTGGTCCTGTGACAAGGTCTGCTGTTCAGCTCCCTCAACGTGATTGTCCACATGTCTGTAAAACCACTCAGGATTGTTAAATGTACTCTGCAGAAAGACAAAGACATCAAACCCAGTTCAGTCATTCTGCCAGCAAAACCGAAGACTTTCATCATGTATCTTTACGAGTagacaaacaacaaaacatttaGTAGTTGTCTTTATCAGAACTCGAACTGGTCGACAcaaaatctataaaaaaaaaagtatataaaaCTTAAAAAGCTTTGTGAATGGGTTTCCCAACCTGCAGCACCCCCCTGTGGCAGTCTGGGAGTGTGCAGATTACCGCAAAACAAATTTGTAATGGAAATAAAAatagagcacaaaaaaaaaaaatctcagagcGTTTTCACATATGAAGGTTCATGTTTTGTATATGTTTGGTCCAGTGCGTTTGATTTCACTCCGCAGTGTTGCTGTTGGACAAATCCAATTTTCAGGATGTACTTACAACCTGATATCATCTGTGTAGGCTGCATGACCCCTTCTTTaagaatttattcattttaatcaGAGTGAACTGAACTTtaagctacactcaacaaaaatataaacgcaacactttgctcccattttgtatgagatgaactcaaagatctaaaactttttctacatacacaatatcaccatttccctcaaatattgttcacaaaccagtctaaatctgtgatagtgagcactctgaaaggtgcagttttatcacacagcacaatgccagatgtcgcaagatttgagggagcgtgcaattggcatgctgacagcaggaatgtcaaccagagctgttgctcgtgtattgaatgttcatttctctaccataagccgtctccaaaggcgtttcagagaatttggcagtacatccaaccagcctcacaaccgcagaccacgtgtaaccacaccagcccaggacctccacatccagcatgttcacctccaagatcgtctgagaccagccacttggacagctgctgaaacaatcggtttgcataaacaaagaatttctgcacaaactgtcagaaaccgtctcagggaagctcatctgcatgctcgtcgtcctcatcggggtctcgacctgactccagttcgtcgtcgtaaccgacttgagtgggcaaatgctcacattcgctggcgtttggcacgttggagaggtgttctcttcacggatgaatcccggttcacactgttcagggcagatggcagacagcgtgtgtggcgtcgtgtgggtgagcggttttctgatgtcaatgttgtggatcgagtggcccatggtggcggtggggttatggtatgggcaggcgtctgttatggacgaagaacacaggtgcattttattgatggcattttgaatgcacagagataccgtgacgagatcctgaggcccattgttgtgccatacatccaagaacatcacctcatgttgcagcaggataatgcacggccccatgttgcaaggatctgtacacaattcttggaagctgaaaatgtcccagttctcgcatggccggcatactcaccggacatgtcacccattgagcatgtttgggatgctctggaccggcgtatacgacagcgtgtaccagttcctgccaatatccagcaacttcgcacagccattgaagaggagtggaccaacattccacaggccacaactgacaacctgatcgtctatgcgaaggagatgtgttgcactgcatgaggcaaatggtggtcacaccagatactgactggtatccccccccccacaataaaacaaaactgcacctttcagagtggccttttattgtggacagtctaaggcacacctgtgcactaatcatggtgtctaatcagcatcttgatatggcacacctatgaggtgggatgaattatctcagcaaaggagaagtgctcactatcacagatttagactggtttgtgaacaatatttgagggaaatggtgatattgtgtatgtggaaaaagttttagatctttgagtttatctcatacaaaatgggagcaaaaacaaaagtgttgcgtttatatttttgttgagtgtagttcttCTATAGTGTGAACTTGCACAAAACTGGCCATTCTTATGAGGTGGTGGGGTTAATCAGGATGAACACAGTGGAGTTTGACCTAAAATGTTTGGGAAATGCTATGATAAGTAAACTATAATTCTTCCAGTCAAACCCTTCATGTATTGGAAAATAATTACCAAATAttaattgaaaaacaaaacaaaaacagtatatatccattcatccatccattttcttctgcttcatctgaggtcgggtcgcgggggcagcagctcaatcaaagccacccagacctcccaatccacacacacacacctcccccaactcctccgggggaaccccgtggcattcccaagccagccgagagacgtagtccctccagcgtgttctgggtcttccccggggcctcctcccaatgggacgtgcccggaacacctcttcagcgaggcgtccagggagcacTGAAAAGATGCCCAAAccaactcagctggctcctttcgacgtggaggagcagcggctcgactctgagctcctcccgagtgaccgagctcctcaccctatctctaaaggtgcgcccagccaccctgcggaggaaactcatctcgccgCTTGTACTtgagatcttgttctttcggtcatgaaccaaatctcatggccataggtgagggtcgtaacgtagatcgatcggtaaatcaagagctttgcacccctgctcagctctctcttcaccacaacggtctgatacagcgaccacatcattgcagatgctgcaccgatccgtctgtcgatcttacactccatccgtccctctctcatgaacaagaccccgagatactcctccacttgaggcaaggacactccaccgacctgaagagggcaaggcacctttttccggccgagaaccatggcctcggatttggaggtgctgattttcatcccggatgcttcacactcggctgcacaccgctccagtgcacgctgaaggtcctgatttgacgaagccaacagaaccacatcgtccgcaaacagcagaaacgagattctgtggttcccaaaccagacctcctctacaccctaactgcgcctagaaattctgtccataaagataatgaacagaaccagtgacaaagggcagccctggcggaggccaacgtgcactggaaacaggcttgacttactactggcaatgcaaaccaagctcctgctgtggtcctacagggaccggatagcccttagcaaaggaccacggaccccgtactcccggagcaccccccacagagcgcctcgagggacatggtcaaacaccttctccagatccagatcagagcacccgatggagggtgtagagctggtctagTGTGCCGCGactaggacaaaaaccacactgctcctcctgaatccaaggttcaacTATTGGtccaattctcctctccagtactctggaatagaccttaatgTGTGATCCCCGTAGTTGGAactcaccctccagtcccccttcttaaacagagggaccaccaccccgctctgccaatccagaggcactgcccccaaccgccacgtgatgttgcagagacgtgtcaaccaagacagtcccacaacatccagagacttaaggtactccggacagatttcattcaccccaggagccttgccaccaaggagctttctaaccacctcggtgacttcagcctgggtcatggatgagtccgcctctgagtccccagtctctgcttcctctttggaagacttgacgatgggattgaggagatcctcgaagtattccttccagtaTACACATacagacatatatacacatacatacatacacatatatacgaggtctattagaaaagtatcagaccttatttttttcaaaaaccatatggatttgaatcacgtgtgattatatccgacatgcttgaaccctcgtgggcatgcgagagttttttcacgcctgtcggttacgtcattcgcctgtgggcagtctttgagtgatgagtggcccaccctctcgtttttttcattgtttaggaatggctcagagactgctgctgtgtttgataaaaaaattttcaaaaactgtaaggcacaactgagtggacaccattcgataaattcagctggttgtcggtgaaaattttaacggctgatgagagattttggtctgttagtgtcgctttaaggacggcccacggcgcctgacggcgatctgcgctccgaggcggcgtcgtctcgctgtttcaagctaaaaacttccacatttcaggctctgttcacccaggtcgtcgtcagagaacagagaagtttcagaagaggtcggcatgaggagtttatcaatcaactcaatcaatcaacttttttcttgtatagcgccaaatcacaacaaacagttgccccaaggcgctccacattgcaaggcaaggccatacaataattatgaaacacagtctacgtctaaagcaacataaccaagggatggtccagggtcacccgatccagccctaactataagccttagcgaaaaggaaagttttaagcctaatcttaaaagtagagagggtatctgtctccctgatctgaattgggagctggttccacaggagaggagcctgaaagctgaaggctctgcctcccattctactcttacaaaccctaggaactacaagtaagcccgcagtctgagagcgaagcgctctaatggggtaatatggtactacgaggtccctaagataagatgggacctgattattcaaaaccttataagtaagaagaagaattttaaattctattctagcattaacaggaagccaatgaagggaggccaacacgggtgagatatgctctctcctgctagtccccgtcagtactctagctgcagcattctgaaccaactgaaggctttttagggaacttttaggacaacctgataataatgaattacaatagtccagcctagaggaaataaatgcatgaattagtttttcagcatcactctgagacaagacctttctgattttagagatattgcgtaaatgcaaaaaggcagtcctacatatttgtttaatatgcgctttgaatgacatatcctgatcaaaaataactccaagatttctcacagtattactagagatcagggaaatgccatccagagtaacgatctggttagacaccatgcttctaagatttgtggggccaagtacaataacttcagttttatctgagtttaaaagcaggaaattagaggtcatccatgtctttatgtctgtaagacaagcctgcagtttagctaattggtgcgtatcctctggcttcatggatagataaagctgggtatcatctgcgtaacaatgaaaatttaagcaataccgtctaataatactgcccaagggaagcatgtataaagtgaataaaattggtcctagcacagaaccttgtggaactccataattaactttagtctgtgaagaagattccccatttacatgaacaaactaatctattagacaaatatgattcaaaccaccgcagcgcaatgcctttaatacctatgacatgctctaatctctgtaataaaattttatggtcaacagtatcaaaagcagcactgaggtccaacagaacaagcacagagatgagtccactgtccgaagccataagaagatcatttgtaaccttcactaatgctgtttctgtactatgatgaattctaaaacctgactgaaactcttcaaatagaccattcctctgcaggtgatcagttagctgttttacaactaccctctcaagaatctttgagagaaaaggaaggttgtagattggcctataattagctaagatagctgggtcaagtgatggctttttaagtaatggtttaattactgccaccttaaaggcctgtggtacataaccaactaacaaagatagattgatcatatttaagattgaagcattaaataatggtaggacttccttgagcagcctggcaggaatggggtctaataagcatgttgatggtttggatgaagtaactaatgaaaataactcagacagaacaatcggagagaaagagtctaaccaaataccggcatcactgaaagcagccaaagataacgatacatctttgggatggttatgagtaattttttctctaatagtcaaaattttgttagcaaagaaagtcatgaagtcattactagttaaagttaatggaatactcagctcaatagagctctgactctttgtcagcctggctacagtgctgaaaagaaacctggggttgttcttattttcttcaattagtgatgagtagaaagatgtcctagcttcacgaagggctttcttatagagcaacaaactctttttccaggctaagtgaagatcttctaaattagtgagacgccatttcctctccaacttacgggttatctgctttaagctacgagtttgtgagttataccacggagtcagacacttctgatttaaagctctctttttcagaggagctacagcatccaaagttgtcttcaatgaggatgtaaaactattgacgagatactctatctcccttacagagtttaggtagctactctgctctgtgttggtatatgacattagagaacataaagaaggaatcatatccttaaacctagttacagcgctttctgaaagacttctagtgtaatgaaacttattccccactgcagggtagtccatcagggtaaatgtaaagttGGGTAaatgtttatccagacattccactgttaaaggagattttgtaatgaaagaacgtgcgggcagattcacatgtcggccggacccgaccgtggggggtcgcaacagcaaaaacacctccattggaaccttaacggacaaattggaacatgcccaagctgttaaacaatttctcagatactcacttgttgaaagccatcaaaagccgcctgaattttacaaatggttttcaacacggaggtgtttttcctgtcgcgaccccccgcggtcgcccgacatgcgaatctgcccgcacgttctttcattacaaaatctcctttaacagtggaatgtctgcataaactcctcatgccaacttcttctgaaacttctctgttctctgacgacgacctgggtgaacagagccttaaattaggatgttttcagctcgaaacagccagacggacgccacctccgaccgcaccacgccgatccgctttgtgagctgtccttaaagcgaaagaaactccacaatctctcatcagccgttaaacttttcaccgaaaaccagctgaatttctcgaatagtgtccactcggatatccctcacaggtcctgaaaaaattttgataaagcaacgcgcgccatctccagcggcgtctcagacaaaggatctcagccgagagggctggaccagtgatcactcaaagcctgcccacaggcgaatgacgtcaccgacgcgtgaaaaaactacgcatgcccacgagggttcaagcatatctggtgtaatcgcacacgattcaaatccatatagtttttttttatataaaactgccggttagttttccaatagacctcgtatatacacacatatatacacacacacacacacacacacacacacaagcttgtTGGTGAATATTATAGTTCACTTGTTTAGAGTCACATATAAACAAATATCCTTTCTACTactactttattttatttgatttttgaaATTCAAATTCATTTAAAGTAATTTAAAACTCACAATGTTGTTAGTTTAGCATTATCGCAATGCATATGTCATTATGGTGGCAGGGTTATTTGGGTTAGCATTCATTATAATATAATTATTAATACTGTAAAACTGTGGTATATTGTgctataaaaagaaaacaaaatggtcTTGCTTTGTTTATCTTCATTTCTATGAGTTACTCTGTTTAAATTCTTATGTAGTTTTATTTCCAACAAACCTGCATGCACATTTTAGTGTTaaaacatttctccatataatgtgaagTTGTGACaggaacatgtgccaaatcaacacgtaGATCCACCCTtcactgctgtggcgaccccgaatgaaaaacaagggagaagaaCAGCAGCATGAATCCATGTCAGTCATAGTGGGCAGGCTCCTCCCGGCTGTATCTAAGGCTGATACAGATCTGAAATTACATTAAGCTATTAAGCTGAAGGCCTCTGGTTATCTTAATTGTACCCGAGTGGCAGTTAATGCAGCCTGTTGGCCTTCTACATATCGATGGCATCACATCCACCAGAGCTGACCTTAATAAAGTACCTTAATAAAGCCTCTGCCTTTAGGTGAATCAGGCTTAAAGCGAGTCCCtctcctctgtaaaaaaaaaaaaaaaagtaagtcccttcggctgctcccttgtttgcactcggggtcgccacagcaaatccaaggtagatctgcatgttgaattggcacaggttttacaccagatccacttcctgacgcaactccacattacatggagaaatgtggcaggggtgggatttggaaccttctgcactgaaaccaagcacattaatcacttggacaccacccctgCCATGGGTATTTTGTCTGGCTCAGACAAAATACTTAAACTTGAGACAGTCTGAATTATAATTTGGGAACCCAAGACAAAACATTTAAGAATAAAGATGACAGTGCTCCTACGCCACAGTGCTCCCACTGGCAGACGTGTCCGTCAGTTCCGTCGGGAACAGAATTGTTGCTGTAAAGGCCTTGATTGCAGCTGGGGAGGTCCGGCCGGGACTTGAGCAGCTGTGAGCCAATGAACTTGAGCTTGCCGTGGTAGTTGTGAAAGTAGGCGTGGACCTCCAGCTCTGTAGGGCAGCGCATGGCGAGATACTCACAGCCGTTCCACAAGCAGGCGTACTCATCTGAAGGAAAAAGACAAATATCAACTTCCCAGCTCCTTAGccactgaactacctgctctacacaatcacttttacagccagctctCTTTGGACAAGTCAGCAGATTGATgaacgaacatttccaagtcactgtatatgtcttggacctcatttacatcaatcattaaatcattaaatcaatcaataaaaggccactctgaaaggtgcagttttatcacacagcacaatgccacagatgtcgcaagatttgagggagcgtgcaattgtcatgctgacagcaggaatgtcaaccagagatattgctcgtgtattgaatgttcatttctctaccataagccatctccaaaggcgtttcagagaatttggcagtacatccaaccagcctcacaaccgcagaccacgtgtaaccacaccagcccaggacctccacatccagcatgttcacctccaagatcgtctgagaccagccactcggacagctgctgaaacaatcggtttgcataaccaaagaatttctgcacaaactgtcagaaatcgtctcagggaagctcatctgcatgcccgtcgtcctcatcggggtctcgacctgactccagttcatcgtcgcaaccgacttgagtgggcaaatgctcacattcgctggcgtttggcacgttggagaggtgttctcttcacggatgaatcccggttcacactgtccagggcatatggcagacagcgtgtgtggcgtcgtgtgggtgagcggttttctgatgtcaatgttgtggctcgagtggcccatggtggcggtggggttatggtatgagcaggcgtctgttatggatgaacacaggtgcattttattgatggcattttgaatgcacagagataccgtgacgagatcctgaggcccattgttgtgccatacatccaagaacatcacctcatgttgcagcaggataatgcacggccccatgttgcaaggatctgtacacaattcttggaagctgaaaatgtcccagttcttgcatggccagcatactcaccagacatgtcacccattgagcatgtttgggatgctctggaccggcgtatatgacaacgtgtaccagttcctgtcaatatccagcaacttcgcacagccattgaagaggagaaggagatgtgttgcactgcatgaggcaaatggtggtcacaccagatactgactggtatccccccccagtaaaacaaaactgcacctttcagagtggccttttattgtggacagtctaaggcacacctgtgcactaatcatggtgtctaatcagtatcttggtatggcacacctgtgaggtgggacggattatctcagcaaaggaaaagtgctcactatcacagatttagactggtttgtgaacagtatttgagggaaatggtgatactgtgtatgtggaaaaagttttagatctttgagttcatctcatacaaaatgggagcaaaacaaaaagtgttgcgtttatatttatatatattcccctctgttttttcctctttatggCTGCTCTGGGTCATTGATTGCAACCACCCACAAAACATGAGCGCCCCCTTGGTCTTCTTCagccgctggggtcctcaacactcatgtACCTTTGTGTTGGATCATGTccaaagaaatgcaccacattttGACAAGCAAGAGGAACACCTCATCTTAATTTTCTGAAGTAtctactcatttgacacaaagttaatCCAGTGATACACAAGGATCCTCGAAAAAGACCTAGTACCAGAGACATCCAGTTTTCACCTTaaatcactggttagcatccaggtctcaTGGGCATACcgtaagacaggaagcagcaaGGTCAGGACTACATGAGAAAAGTACTTgaacacctcctcctcctcctcactcaCCAAGCTCCTCTAAAGCATCCGTGTCtcccaggtgctccttcaggtgcAGAGACATGTGATCGCTCAGCTCCTCCATGCTGTGGCCCTTGAAGTTGCAGGACGCCCACTCACAGGGCACCTCAAAGTAATCCAGCCTCTTTGACGTCATCATGGTGATGATGCAGGCGCGCTGACGTCGTaacaggaaaacaaacagatttaaaaaaaaaagaaaaacctttgCTAAAAGCGGTTAGAAGCTTAACTCATTTGCAGGATTTCCTGTTGTTCGAGAAGCTGAATTACAGAGTTAATATTTGAGGTTTATTTTTAGCTTGCAGTGTCGTTTTACTAGCAACGACCTGCCACAAAGTACCGCTCTTATCTATTAACCACTTAATCAAAACACTCAACTTATTAACTGTCATGTAAATTATCACATTAATGAGAAGGTTCTTACGAATATTGAGATGTTTCTGAGCAGTTGTTCGTTCCCTCCTTTCTGctgcttttttgtttatttccGCCTTATTCTTCTTCGTAAATGTTACTGCCAACGAAGTCCACACTGACACCTAGCGAGCAGGAGTGAACACGCCGCAGAAACAACAGCAGCAGCCACAGACCACCAGAACCTAGTAGAAGGCTTAAAAGACCCACTTTACATGTACCTGCCTGAACAAATCCAACCACCTGCCACTGCGCCAACATTCCAATTTAAAAAAGTAACATGTTACAATTTCTAACATGGTGGAAAATATGAATGTTTACTGGCCTTCACTTGCATATCAGAATCCAGATTTTCAGAGCTGAATATCTagtgggcagcacagtgacttagtggttagctctgttgtctcacagcgagacagttgt
The sequence above is drawn from the Thalassophryne amazonica chromosome 4, fThaAma1.1, whole genome shotgun sequence genome and encodes:
- the zgc:112083 gene encoding histone H4 transcription factor, producing MMTSKRLDYFEVPCEWASCNFKGHSMEELSDHMSLHLKEHLGDTDALEELDEYACLWNGCEYLAMRCPTELEVHAYFHNYHGKLKFIGSQLLKSRPDLPSCNQGLYSNNSVPDGTDGHVCQWEHCGSTFNNPEWFYRHVDNHVEGAEQQTLSQDQQVLFCHWSGCDAFFKIRYRLREHVRSHTQERIVACPTCGSMFSSNTKLFDHLHRQAEPVDSLVCEHCRKGFSNERLLRDHVRQHVNHVKCPFCDMTCTTLAALKIHIRFRHCDERPFPCDFCEKSFKNHRDLQKHTEFHNEGSVYHCTVEGCEYSCHTFQTMNQHFKRVHESGGMSKYKCHICEKIFSWCYTLTLHLRKKHELKWPSGHSRFRYKKDVDGFLKVNMVRFETVEVTKQIMKNMETKPQGMRKSSRTRSRNKKAAGEAESRRRSPAGSSSPSSSSSSSCSSSELSGGEDASSQPSPRGSDSPVYCVMTTVPSTEDEPGELSQEDCDSVGTSGAVQALTEVARGLGMDVV